The Halotia branconii CENA392 region GCAAAGAAACTTTGCTTATGTATTCGCTAAGGATATGAAGATATAGCACATATCAGGAACTCGCAAATTAACTTGCTTGCGATAGGTAATTTTATTGCGGTGGATTTTGTTGCTTCTCCCGCTCCTCAACCGCTTTACTCACAATCCGAACCACGAGATTACTGATGGGACGGTCTTCTTCCTGCGCCCATCTTACCAAAGCCTCATGGATATCTTTGGGGAAATATATAGAAGTTTGTACGCGATCGCTCTGGCTCATCAACACTTAAAGGATTTATCGCCAGTTAATCATACCCCAGCATCAGCTACTGAATCTCAACAATGTTTAGCAATGTTTTATGCTAATGTTAAAAACATTGCCATACTTTTTAAAAACGTGTGACAGATTGGTATACAGTTTTTGTCTTAGAAGTCGATGCCATTAGCGACTTGAGCCATGTTAATGACTGGGCTTGCATTGATTGTGGCTAACTCCGCAAATTGGCAAAGTTGCCAGCAGATTTTCTGATACTGCAAGATGATCGAAATTTTTATATGGCGATCGCGTCAAGTGGCAGCAGTACTGAAGAACCTTAAGTTTTAACTACACGAGCTAAGAAATTATTGATTTTCAGGAGAAGTTGGCCTTATGACTCTCAGTTGGTGGTGGGTTGAAAGCTCAACTTCCTATGTGCATATTGCCGATGGCTGGTGTGGGTTTCAACAACCCTCTCAGCCGATGGTGGGTTGAAAGATTTGTACAACTATCTTCTCAGCAATCTCACTTTTACAGCCTTCTATCGTAAAATTATTCATTATGGTGGTTTGAAAGAAGCGCTTCAATGGCATCTTGCCAGAGATGTGCTGTATTTATAATAATTTAATATACAAATGGAGCTAAGCGGATTCGAACCGCTGACCCCCTCAATGCCATTGAGGTGCTCTACCAACTGAGCTATAACCCCTTACAATGCGTTATTTATATTGCCTTAGCTGTTAATGCTTTGTCAAGTTTTTGCTCTAAACCCAACATCATTGTTTAAGAAACTTGCAACAAATAGGTCATACAGTGACCCATCAAAAAGTAAACTACTAGCATGGCAGCAGCAGCTAGAGCTACCAATGTGCCAGCCAGCATCATAGAAAATTCTTTGTTCTCAACGGCTTTTTCCATCAGGTGCAGTGACCATGCCACCAGCGCCACATCAAATAATAAAATAGGAATCAACATATTTCTTAATATTTATTAATACTTGTACACCAATGTTAACACCCTTTTGGAGAACTGTATCTAACTTACGATAGATGTGATTAGTTTTCGATGATGTCTATCTAATTAGGACAATAACCGTACAGGTAGGTGACGATCGCGTAAGTAATTCTTAATTTCTGCCACACTTAGTTGTCCGTAGTGCAGTAATGATGCTAATAGTGCAGCTTCGGCTTTGCCTTCTGTAAGTGCTGTGTAAATATGTTCACAATTGCCTGCACCACCGGAGGCAATGACTGGAACTTGTACAGATTCAGCGATCGCTCTTGTCAGCCCTAGGTCATAGCCAGCTTGAGTACCATCAGCATCCATACTGGTAACTAGCAGTTCTCCTGCTCCTCGTTTTTCTACTTCTTGTGCCCAAAGTAGGGCATCTAAGCCAGTGTTTTCTCTACCACCTCGCACATACACATCCCAGCCTGGGTTATAGGGGTCAATTCTGCGTCTGGCATCAATAGCAACAACTATGCATTGATTACCAAAGCGATCGCTTGCCCGACTAATTAAGTCTGGTTCACGTACTGCCGCAGAATTAATACTAACTTTGTCTGCTCCAGCCCGTAATAAAACTTTAACATTTTCTAATGATTGAATACCACCACCGACAGTTAATGGAATAAAGACCTGTTCAGCAGTGCGGTAAACTACATCAATAATTGTATTGCGATCTTCATGAGTCGCTGTAATATCCAGAAATACTAACTCATCTGCACCAGCTTCGTTGTAAACCTTTGCCAATTCAACCGGATCACCCGCATCTTTAAGATCAACAAAG contains the following coding sequences:
- a CDS encoding ribbon-helix-helix domain-containing protein, with product MSQSDRVQTSIYFPKDIHEALVRWAQEEDRPISNLVVRIVSKAVEEREKQQNPPQ
- the hisF gene encoding imidazole glycerol phosphate synthase subunit HisF, translated to MLSKRILPCLDVKAGRVVKGVNFVDLKDAGDPVELAKVYNEAGADELVFLDITATHEDRNTIIDVVYRTAEQVFIPLTVGGGIQSLENVKVLLRAGADKVSINSAAVREPDLISRASDRFGNQCIVVAIDARRRIDPYNPGWDVYVRGGRENTGLDALLWAQEVEKRGAGELLVTSMDADGTQAGYDLGLTRAIAESVQVPVIASGGAGNCEHIYTALTEGKAEAALLASLLHYGQLSVAEIKNYLRDRHLPVRLLS